Part of the Brassica oleracea var. oleracea cultivar TO1000 chromosome C8, BOL, whole genome shotgun sequence genome is shown below.
AGTCTTGCTTTTGTCCGAAAGTTTTGATATTTAACAACAATCCTCTAGATCAATCAATGTTTGTTTTATTATTTGATATTTAACAATATTATGTTTCTACAGAACAGTCTTGCTTTTGTCTGAAAGTTTTGATATTTAACAATATTATGTTTCTACAGAACAGTCTTGCTTTTGTCTGAAAGTTTTGATATTTAACAATATTATGTTTCTACAGAACAGTCTTGCTTTTGTCTGAAAGTTTTGATATTTAACAATATTATGTTTCTACAGAACAGTCTTGCTTTTGTCTGAAAGTTTAGTGAATATGTATTTTTCTAATTCGTTTCGTATTTTTCTCTCCTCTCTGTATTAATTGTTACTAGCTCTGCGGAGTGCCAAAAGTCAGACTGGAACTCGGGGCATAAACTACAATGCAAGGTGTTTAAGAGCTCTGGCTCATCACCTGTGAGAAAGGATGATCTCGATTTCAAAGCTTCTCTCTTTGGGAATAGGACTGTGTCTAAGACTGCATTGTCTCCTAAGCTGAGCCAAAGCAAAGCTGTTGTCGTCAAGCCAGGAGATGTAATGTGCCTTATTTTAATCATCTCTCTTCGTAATAGTTTTGATCTGATTTTTGCATTATTCTTGTGCAGGTTCTTTTCCCATACGAGACTTTTGTTAACTATTTCAACTGGGACAAACCTACATTGGCTCCTTGTGGGCTCACCAATTGTGGAAACAGGTTTTTTTTTGTTAAAGCTAATTGTTTCTTCTTTTTTTTTGTATAGTTTACAGTCTGTTTTTTTCTTATGCTTTTTATGTCAAAAATCCTCTTTCAGTTGTTTCGCTAATGTGGTTCTACAATGCCTTTCATGGACACGCCCTCTTGTTGCCTACCTACTGGAGAGAGGCCACAAGAGAGAATGTAAGTTTCTTTAAATCTGAGGGGGATTTTTAAATGCTTGACAACTCTTTAATTGTGTGTTTGTGTTTAACAGGTAGGCGCAATGATTGGTGCTTCTTCTGTGAGTTTGAAACCCATCTCGAAAGAGCAAACATGAGCCGGTTCCCGTTTTCACCAATGAACATTATCTCGCGGTTGCCTAACATTGGTGGGAATCTTGGGCATGGGAGACAGGAAGACGCTCATGAGTTGATGAGGTTTGTAATTGACATGATGCAATCTGTTTGCCTCGACGAGTTTGGTGGAGAGAAAGCGGTGCCTCCTCGTGCCCAAGAAACAACACTTATTCAACACATTTTTGGCGGTCTCCTTCAGTCACAGGTTAATTAAAATAAAGATATAGAAAGTGTGTCAAATAAAGCCATACTAATGTTTTCTTAATCAACTTTTGCAGGTCAAGTGTACTGTTTGCAGTAATGTTTCTGACCAATACGAAAATATGATGGATTTAACGGTTGAGATCCACGGGGATGCGGTATCATTGGAGGAATGTCTCGATCAGTTCACTGCTAAAGAATGGCTTCAGGGAGATAACCTTTACAAATGTGATAGGTCCGTACTTTTAATATCCCTTCTTAAACCGGAGACATGGTTGATCTTGTGTTTCTGAAAGTTTTTAGTCTCTCTTTTTTCAGATGTAATGACTATGTGAAGGCATGTAAGCGCCTTTCAATTCGTTCTGCTCCTAATATTCTCACAATTGCCTTGAAAAGATTCCAGGTTTTTTGACCTCTCTTCCTCTCACTTTTGGTCTCTTTACATCTGATGTTGGTTTGCTGATAAATCCAAAACTGTTGTTCAGGGTGGGAGGTTTGGTAAACTGAACAAAAGAATTGGTTTTCCGGAGACATTTGATCTCGGCCCTTACACGAGCGGTGGAGGAGAAGGATCAGATGTGTACAATCTTTACGCTGTGATTGTCCATTTAGATATGTTGAATGCCTCATTTTTCGGCCACTACATTTGCTACGTTAAGGACTTGCGAGGAGACTGGTATAGAATAGACGATTCTGAGGTATAAATCATCTCTTATCAACTCTTGTTTGCCTATTATTACAAGATGTTCTAATCCTCTCTCAAAATACTCGCAGGTGGAAAAAGTCGAACTAGAGG
Proteins encoded:
- the LOC106307413 gene encoding ubiquitin carboxyl-terminal hydrolase 19-like; amino-acid sequence: MHEVGSTWDLNFFTQLVLTLLFLSLGLLFFVKRTAANYFEVGGAPGGFHRRNFMVPPDAAECSVCGKLSTKKCSRCKSVRYCSAECQKSDWNSGHKLQCKVFKSSGSSPVRKDDLDFKASLFGNRTVSKTALSPKLSQSKAVVVKPGDVLFPYETFVNYFNWDKPTLAPCGLTNCGNSCFANVVLQCLSWTRPLVAYLLERGHKRECRRNDWCFFCEFETHLERANMSRFPFSPMNIISRLPNIGGNLGHGRQEDAHELMRFVIDMMQSVCLDEFGGEKAVPPRAQETTLIQHIFGGLLQSQVKCTVCSNVSDQYENMMDLTVEIHGDAVSLEECLDQFTAKEWLQGDNLYKCDRCNDYVKACKRLSIRSAPNILTIALKRFQGGRFGKLNKRIGFPETFDLGPYTSGGGEGSDVYNLYAVIVHLDMLNASFFGHYICYVKDLRGDWYRIDDSEVEKVELEDVLSQRAYMLLYSRVQTRPSSLRPEEVQDEKKTDTLNIESSQDGSVESSGVGANVSSLCNGISISHSEGSSSSSLSSSVSVSEKEGEVAERVDTVDSESNPSIDMEHDSGTDNQEGEVVNGKENPTVEEPAIDSSCSDNNASSPSAATENSTVEDPACSDITTSSPSAAIESNHQEEKEGSDTKMIDDAQ